The following proteins are co-located in the Engraulis encrasicolus isolate BLACKSEA-1 chromosome 2, IST_EnEncr_1.0, whole genome shotgun sequence genome:
- the has2 gene encoding hyaluronan synthase 2 produces the protein MGCDKVITYLRIFGTTLFGVSLLVGISTAYIMGYQFFTTTGNYLSFGLYGAILVIHLIIQSLFALLEHRNMRRSLETPIKLNKSLSLCIAAYQEDPAYLRKCLVSVKRLTYPGIRVIMVVDGNKEDDLYMMEIFREVMGPERVSTYVWQSNFHSRGPGETDETYAESIRHVTSLVLSSKCLCIMQKWGGKREVMYTPFKALGRSVDYVQVCDSDTMLDPASSVEMVKVLEDDPMVGGVGGDVQILNKYESWISFLSSVRYWMAFNIERACQSYFGCVQCISGPLGMYRNSLLQEFLEDWYNQTFMGSHCSFGDDRHLTNRVLSLGYATKYTARSKCLTETPITYLRWLNQQTRWSKSYFREWLYNSMWFHKHHLWMTYEAVITGFFPFFLIATAIQLFYQGRLWNILLFLLIVQAVALIKSSFASCLRGNIVMVFMSFYSVLYMSSLLPAKMFAIATINKSGWGTSGRKTIVVNFIGLVPISVWFTILFFGIIYTIIQETRKPFPESEKIILIIGAIAYASYWVVLLTLYLALIAKCGKRKSEQQYDMVLDV, from the exons atGGGCTGTGACAAAGTCATAACCTACCTGAGGATATTCGGGACAACACTGTTCGGAGTCTCACTGCTGGTGGGCATCTCCACGGCCTACATCATGGGCTACCAATTCTTCACCACTACTGGCAACTACCTGTCATTCGGCCTGTACGGGGCCATACTGGTCATCCACCTCATCATCCAGAGCCTGTTTGCCCTCCTGGAGCACCGCAACATGCGCCGCTCGCTGGAGACGCCCATCAAGCTCAACAAGTCGCTGTCGCTGTGCATCGCCGCCTACCAGGAGGACCCGGCCTACCTGCGCAAGTGCCTGGTGTCCGTCAAGCGCCTCACCTACCCGGGCATCAGGGTCATCATGGTCGTCGACGGCAACAAGGAGGACGACCTGTACATGATGGAGATCTTCCGGGAGGTGATGGGGCCCGAGCGCGTCTCCACCTACGTGTGGCAGAGCAACTTCCACTCGCGCGGCCCCGGCGAGACGGACGAGACGTACGCCGAGAGCATACGGCACGTGACCAGCCTGGTGCTCAGCAGCAAGTGCCTGTGCATCATGCAGAAGTGGGGCGGCAAGCGCGAGGTCATGTACACGCCCTTCAAGGCCCTGGGGAGGAGCGTCGACTATGTGCAG GTGTGTGACTCGGACACCATGCTGGATCCAGCGTCCTCTGTGGAGATGGTGAAGGTGCTGGAGGACGACCCCATGgttggaggagtaggaggagacgtccag ATTCTGAACAAATACGAGTCGTGGATCTCCTTCCTGAGCAGCGTACGCTACTGGATGGCGTTCAACATCGAGCGGGCGTGCCAGTCCTACTTCGGCTGCGTGCAGTGCATCAGCGGCCCCCTGGGGATGTACCGCAACTCCCTGCTGCAGGAGTTCCTGGAGGACTGGTACAACCAGACCTTCATGGGCAGCCACTGCAGCTTCGGCGACGACCGACACCTGACCAACCGCGTGCTGAGCCTGGGCTACGCCACCAAGTACACGGCGCGCTCCAAGTGCCTGACGGAGACGCCCATCACCTACCTGCGCTGGCTGAACCAGCAGACGCGCTGGAGCAAGTCCTACTTCCGCGAGtggctctacaactccatgtggTTCCACAAGCACCACCTGTGGATGACGTACGAGGCGGTGATCACGGGCTTCTTCCCCTTCTTCCTCATCGCCACGGCGATCCAGCTCTTCTACCAGGGCCGGCTCTGGAACATCCTGCTCTTCCTGCTGATCGTGCAGGCCGTGGCGCTCATCAAGTCCTCCTTCGCCAGCTGCCTGCGCGGCAACATCGTCATGGTCTTCATGTCCTTCTACTCCGTCCTGTACATGTCCAGCCTGCTGCCCGCCAAGATGTTCGCCATCGCCACCATCAACAAGTCCGGCTGGGGCACGTCGGGCAGGAAGACCATCGTGGTGAACTTCATCGGCCTGGTGCCCATCTCCGTGTGGTTCACCATCCTGTTCTTTGGCATTATATACACCATCATACAGGAGACCAGGAAGCCTTTTCCCGAGTCGGAGAAGATCATCCTGATCATTGGCGCCATTGCGTACGCCAGTTACTGGGTGGTGCTGTTGACGTTGTACCTGGCGCTGATAGCCAAGTGTGGCAAGAGGAAAAGTGAACAGCAATACGACATGGTGCTGGATGTGTGA